The DNA window GGCACAAGTCCTTCGGATTCCTCATCCTGCTGCTGGCCGCCGTCCGCCTGCTGTGGGTTCTCGCCAACCCGGCGCCCCGGCCGCTCGGCACCGAGGACTGGCGCGAAATCCTGCTCGCCCGGTTGGTCAAGATCGCGTTGCTGCTCCTGACGCTGGCCATCCCGCTGCTTGGCTGGGCCGTCGTATCGGCATCGCCGCTGCGGATCCCGTCCTATCCCTTCGATCTCGTCGTGATCCCGAATTTGCCGGTCACCCCATCCGACGCGCTGGAGCATTTTCTGGCCCGGTGGCACGCCCTGCTCGCCTATGGCACGACGGCGATCGTCGTGCTCCATGTTGCGGCGGCCCTGCGGCACCACTTCCTGCTGAGAGACGGTACGCTGGTTCGCATGCTCGTCAGCCGGATGGGACGGTAGGCGTTTCGTTTCCGGTCCGCTTTCGGCTCAGCCGTCGCAGGCCTTTTCCGCCAGCCGCTCGATGAAGGCCGCGCATTTTTCCAGCTCGGAGATCGCAATGAACTCGTCGGGCTTGTGCGCCTCGCCAATTGAGCCGGGCCCGACGACAACGGTGGGAATGCCCGCTTCATCGAAAAGCCCCGCCTCGGTGCCGTAGGCGACCTTGGCGTGATCGTTACGCCCGGCGAGCCGCTTGGCCAGCCGCGTCACCTCCGCATCCGGCTCGGTATCGAGGCCGGGAAAGGCCGAGGTGATCTCGAAGTCGATGCCAGCTTCTGGATGGCGCATGCGCATCTCGGGAACCAGCACCTCGCGGGCGTAGACCTCGATTTCCTGCAGCAGCGCGTCGGCATCCTGGCGCGGCAGGGCGCGGATCTCGAAGGTGAACTGGCACTCGTCGGGCACAATATTCAGCACCGTGCCGCCGCTGATCGTGCCGACATGGGTCGTCGTCACCGGCACGTCGAAGAGCGCGTCGGATGGCCCGCGCGCCAACTGGGCGCCAACCTCGCCGATCTTGCCGATCAGCCTTGCCGCATATTCGACCGCGTTGACGCCATGCGGTGCGAGCGAGGAGTGGCAGGAAAGACCGGTGACCGTGACCCGCAGCGAGCGTTTGGCCTTGTGGGCCGTCACCACCTGCATTTCGGTCGGTTCGCCGACGAAACAGGCGAGCGGCAGGAGAGGGCGGGACTTCAGCGCGTCGATCAGACCGCGCACGCCGATGCAGCCGACCTCCTCGTCATAGGAAAAGGCGAGGTGGATCGGCGTCTTGAGCGGCTTGCTCTTCAGCATCGGAACGGCGGCGAGGCAGACGGCGAGAAAGCCCTTCATGTCGCAGGCGCCGCGCCCATAGAGCTTGCCGCTTTCTTCCCTCAGCACAAACGGATCGCTGGACCACGGCTGGCCGTCGACCGGCACGACATCCGTATGGCCGGAGAGGATGTAGCCGGGAGCATCCGCCGGGCCGATTGTCGCGAAGAGGTTGGCCTTTTCTCCGGTCTCGTCATAGACGCGCTCGGAGTCAATCCCGTGCCGGCTAAGGTAGTCCTCGACCCAGGCGATGAGGTCGAGGTTGGAGTTTCGGCTTGTCGTGTCGAAGCCAACGAGCGTTTCCAGGATGGCCTTGGTGACGGCCGTGTCGATAGTCATTCCAAATCCGGATGCGTGAGGGGGAGGGCCTGACGGCGATTGGCGCATTGGGAGTCGACCCTTTGATAGCCGACTTTGCGGTGCGTCGTGAAGAACATCTCGGCTCAGCCATGGTCCATGCGGCACGCTGCTGCGTCTCTGTTCCCTCCAAAAAGACGAAAATGCCGAAATTATCGGCAGGCCGCCATTATGGGCGAATTTTTCGCTGGAATCATTCCAAGCCACTTGACGTCGCAAAATTTTGACCGGATGATCAATGAAATTCGGCGCCAAGCAAAAATGCACTGCCGAGGGGAATTCTTGTTGATGCGCGGGGCCAGGCCGCCGCGCCGGTCTTGCGGGAATGAGTGGGTGTTGCGTTCGGAGGCCTCGACGATTGTCGAGGTGGCTCGATGCCGCCGCGCGCCGTCTCGTCACCGCAAATCGCATGAGGAGGGACAATCATGTCGACCAGACCTGACGTTGTGGCCGTGCGGTCCGAGCCCGATATCGCGGCCGGTCGGTTGCCGGCCGTCGAGATCGCCGCCAATTTCGCCGACATCCATCCGCCTCTCAGTACTCATGAGGCGCTGGTCGCGGCGGACCGCTGCTATTTCTGTCACGACGCGCCCTGCCTGACGGCCTGTCCGACGTCGATCGACATTCCACTCTTCATCCGCAAGATCATGACCGGCAATGTGGACGGCGCGGCGAAGACGATCTTCTCCTCCAACATTCTCGGCGGCATGTGCGCCCGCGTTTGCCCGACGGAAACGTTGTGCGAGGAAGCCTGCGTCCGCAACACGGCGGAAGAAAAGCCGGTGCAGATTGGTCTCCTGCAGCGCTATGCGACCGATCACTACATGGCCGGCCACGCGACCTATGGCACCCGCAAGCCGGCGACCGGCAAAAAGGTCGCTGTCGTCGGGGCCGGCCCGGCGGGCCTTGCCTGCGCCCATGCCCTGGCGCTCGAGGGCCATGACGTCACGATCTTCGAGGCGCGGCCGAAGGCCGGCGGCCTCAACGAGCATGGCATCGCCGCCTACAAGACGACCGGCGATTTTGCGCAGGACGAGGTTGACTTCGTGCTCGCCATCGGCGGCATCACGATCGAGGCGGGCAAGGCGCTTGGCCGCGACATCATGCTCGCCGACCTCACCGCCAATTACGATGCCGTGTTCCTCGGCATGGGGCTTCAGGGCGTCAATGCGCTCGGCCTTGCCGGCGAGGCCGGGGAAGGCGTTGTCGACGCGGTCGAGTGGATCGAGGCGATGCGGCAGGCCGAAGACAAGGCAACCGTGCCCGTCGGACGCGCGGTCGTCGTCATCGGCGGCGGCATGACGGCGGTCGACGCCGCCGTGCAGGCCAAATTGCTCGGCGCCGAGGACGTCACCATCGTCTACCGCCGCGGCGAGGAGGCGATGAACGCCAGCCCATACGAGCGCGAGGTCGCCCGCAATGCCGGCGTCCTGATCCGCACTCACCTGGCGCCGTCGGCGCTCCTCGTCGAGGACGGGCAGGTGAGCGGCATCGAGCTTGAGCGCACCAGCATCGGAGCGGATGGAAAACTCGCTGGAACCGGCGAGAAACTGGTGCTTCCCGCCGATCAGGTGATGAAGGCGATTGGCCAGACCCTTGGCGACGCCACGCCTCTCGGCGGGGCGATTGCGCTGGAGAAGGGCAAGATCAAGGTCGACGCGGAATTCCGCACTTCCGGCGCCAAGGTCTGGGCCGGCGGCGACTGCACCGGCCTAGGTGAGGACCTCACCGTCGTCGCGGTCGCGCAGGGCAAGGCCGCCGCGAAATCCATCAACGCCGCGCTGGCCGGCTGACCGACGTTCGAAAGAGGAGACCCGTCATGGCAGACCTTTCGACCACCTTCTGCGGGATCAAGTCGCCCAATCCCTTCTGGCTGGCCTCGGCGCCGCCGACCGACAAGCAGTATAACGTCGAGCGCGCCTATGCGGCCGGCTGGGGCGGCGTCGTTTGGAAGACGCTGGGCGAGGACCCACCCGTCGTCAACGTCTCCGGCCCGCGCTATGGCGTCATGCATGCCGGCGACCGCCGCCTCGTTGCTCTCAACAATATCGAGCTCGTCACCGACAGGCCCTTCGAGCTGAACCTTCGCGAGATCAAGGAGGTCAAGAAGAAGTGGCCGGATCGCGCGCTGGTCGTCTCGCTGATGGTGCCTTGCGAGGAGCGCAACTGGACCGACATCGTCCAGCGCGTCGCCGAGACCGAGGCCGACGGCATCGAGCTCAACTTCGGCTGCCCGCACGGCATGAGCGAGCGCGGCATGGGCTCGGCCGTCGGCCAGGTGCCGGAATATATCGAGATGGTGACGCGCTGGGCGAAAGCGGCAAGCCGCATGCCCGTCATCGTCAAGCTGACGCCGAACATCACCGACATTCGCTTTCCCGCACGCGCGGCCAACGCGGGTGGGGCGGACGCCGTGTCACTGATCAACACGGTCTCGGCGATCATGTCCATCGACCTCGACCTCTTCGCGCCGACGCCGACCATCGACGGCAAGGGCAGCCATGGCGGCATGTGCGGCCCGGCGGTCAAGCCCATGGCGCTCAACATGGTCTCGGCCATCGCCCGCGATCCTGAGACCCGCGACCTGCCGATCTCCGGCATCGGCGGCGTCACCACCTGGCGCGACGCGGCCGAATTCATCGCGCTCGGCGCCGGCAACGTGCAGGTCTGCACGGCGGCCATGACCTACGGCTTCAAGATCGTTCAGGAGATGATCGACGGCCTCTCCGACTGGATGGACGAGAAGGGCTACAGGTCAATCGAGGACTTCCGGGGCAGGGCGGTGCCCAATGTCACCGAGTGGCAGTATCTCAACCTCAACTACGTGACCAAGGCGAAGATCGACCAGGATCTCTGCATCAAGTGCGGACGTTGCCACATTGCCTGCGAGGACACGTCCCATCAGGCGATCACGTCGATGGTCGATGGCGCCCGGCATTTTGAGGTGATCGACGAGGAATGCGTCGGCTGCAATCTCTGCGTCAATGTCTGCCCGGTCGAGAACTGCATCACCATGGAACCGATGACGTCGGGCATCGATCCGCGCACCAAGAAGCCCATCGAGCCCTACGCCAACTGGACGACCCATCCGAACAATCCGATGGCGAAGGTGGCGGCGGAGTAAGCGCGTTCCCCGGTCGTCCAAGGACCGCCCTCGCAAGGGATGATCTCCGGCGACGAGACGGCATTCGGACAAGCCGTTCGCGATAGCTGCAGTTCTCTCGGACGCTCGTCCCTGCCGCTGGTCTCTACGGTGTGACCGTGAGAGGGGTCACCATGCCGGCGGCGTAGTGGCCGGCCACGTTGCAGATCAGGAGATAGGAACCGGGTGCCAGATTGACGTCGAGGTCGCCGACGGCGTTGGGCGACAGGTCGCTCACCTCGCCGAGGGTCTTGATCTGGTCTTCCGGCACGCGCCCGGTGTCGTAATCGTAGGGAAGCGGTGCATCGGGGTTGTCGACGGCGACGACGATCATCTCGTGCACGATGGCCTGCGACCAGTTGGTGACGGTGAAATGCACGTCACCCGCCTTGACCGTGGCATGATCGGTGCGGATCGTCATCCGGCCCATCCCCATCGTGCCCCAGCCGGAGCCACCCTGGCCTGGACCTCCGCCCATCATGCCCCAGCCGTGACCGAAACCGTAGCCACCGCGCCGCTGGCCCATCATGCCCCAGCCTTGCCCGTCCTGGTTCGGGCCTGCTCCCGGCGCACCGCCGCCGCCCATCACGCCCCAGCCTCCGCCTCGTCCCATCATCGCGGACATGTCGAGCAGGGCGACGCGCACTTCGGTCCCGGTCCCGGCCGCTGAAGCCGGCACTGCGGCGAGCGCCATGAGGCCGACGCCGAGCGCAACGAACAATGCAGTCAAGTTTTTCATGACAGTTCTCCAGCTGTTTGCCGGAGCGACTGTCGTCGTTATCTGCCGCGCCCGCATTGACGCGGGTCAATCGGGCCGGCCATGCCCTGAGACATCGGACGATCCGCCGGCATCGGCCCGGAGCGACGATGCGACCTGGAAATGGACAATCCGCCTAGTTTGCCGCGATCTTTCCGGCGTAATAGGCGATGGTCTGCTGGTAGACCGTCGACAGGTTCCAGTCGTTGAAGACCTTGAAGTTCGGCTCGCCTTCCTGGTAGCCCGCGCCGGGGATCCAGCCGTGGCCGCGCAGGTAGTTGGCGGTCGAATAGAGGACGTCCGGCACCGAGCGGATCAGGTCGCGCCGTCCGTCGCCGTCGCCGTCGACCGCGTAGGCGAGGTATTTCGACGGCAGGAACTGCGTCTGGCCGAGTTCGCCGAAGCCGGCGCCCTTCATTTCCGAAAGCGTCAGGTCGCCGCGCTGCAGGATCTTGAGCGCGGAGATGAGTTCATTGGTGAAGAAGGCCGAGCGCCGGCAGTCATAGGCAAGGGTTGCAAGCGGCGCGAAGACGCCCTTGTTGCCGGAGAAGTTGCCGAAGCCCGTCTCCAGGCCCCAAAGTGCAACGACCACCTCGCCCGGAACTCCGTAGGCGGCTTCCACCTGCGAGAGGAGCTGGGCGTTGCGCTTGTAGGCCTTCTTGCCGAGCGCGATCGCTCCGGCGTTGGCGCGCGTGGAGGCGAATTTCTCGAAGCTCTGCGAGAAGGTCTTCTTCTGCCCCCGGTCGAGGCTGATCGCCTTGCGGTCGTAGGACACGCCGCTGAGCGCCTGATTGAGCGTCGATTGCGAGATGCCGTTGGCCATCGCCAGTTGCTGGAAATCCGTCAGCCAGGCATTGAAACCGTCCGCCGTGTTGCCGCAGGTGGCCGCGGCGGAGGAAAGGGAACCGGCTGCGAGAAAGGCGCAGGCAGCGACAAACTTGACGCAAGATTTGAACAGCATCGATCCGCAGTCTCCGTATGGTCGGGACGTCGACGATCCTTGCAATACAGGCCCGCGGCCGATCCTTCAATGAGCAGACGTCATTCTTGTGGCGGTCGCGGCAGGATGCCCTTGAAGAAAATGTCGCCGACCGACTTTGAGGCGGCCTCGAACATGGCCGGCGACGTGACGATGCTCTCGCCCGTGACGCCGACGATCTGCGTGTCGAAATCGGCATAGTGCTGGGTCATCGCCCAGATCATGAAGATGACATGCACCGGATCGACCGGGGCGAGGCGGCCGGCCGCCATCCAGCCCTTGAGGACGGCGGACTTGCGCTCGACGATGTCCCGGAGTTCGGTCTTCAGTTGCGGCATGACCGTTGGCGCACCCTGCAGGATTTCCGACGCGAAAAGCCGCGAGGCCTTCGGGTTATCGCGCGACATCGCCATCTTCTGCGACACGAACTGGCGAATTTCCTCTTCCGGATCGCCATCGGGGTCGATCGCTTCCAGCGGCGTCAGCCAGCTTTCCAGCGTGCGGGTCAGCACCGCGACATAGATGTCCTGCTTGCGGCGGAAGTAATAGAGCAGGTTCGGTTTCGACATGCCGGCGGATTCGGCGATCTGGTCGACGGTCGCGCCGCGAAAGCCATAGGTGGAGAAGATGTCGAGCGCCGCATCGAGAATGCGTTCCTCATTCTCGATCTGGATTCGGGTTCGTTTCTTGCTCTGGCTGGCTCGGGCCGTGTTGTCGACAAGCATGGGGCGCCAACCCTTTCCTGATCTGTCCGGTGATTCCGGGCCCGGCCGGGGGCGCGGGAATCGTCTAAAAATTCCCCTTGAGACGGATTCGAGCATCCAATAGCTTAATGTTGACCAAACAGTCAGAAAATATGCAAGGCCTTGTGTTCACGGCCAGTCGCCAGCCCGGGACCGCCCGGCGGCCCGTCCGGTCCTGTTGCCGGGCTTTGCGCCGTCGAAGTTCCCCGCCGACAGGTCCGACGCATCCCGTTTCGTCCAACATCGTCCGGCCGCCCCTTGAGGATACGGCCACATCGCCTCTCTGGAGCCTCACCATGGCCGACACACGCGTTTCCACCAACAACCTCGACAGCTTCTGGATGCCGTTCACGGCCAACCGCCAGTTCAAGCAGGACCCGCGGATGCTCGTCTCGGCCAAGGGCATGTATTACAAGAATGCCGAGGGCCGGCAGATCCTCGACGGCACGGCGGGCCTGTGGTGCGTGAACGCGGGCCATGCCCGCCCGAAGATCGTCGAGGCGATCGCCACCCAGGCCGGCGAGCTGGACTATGCGCCGGCCTTCCAGATGGGCCACCCGAAGGCCTTCGAGCTGGCCTCGCGCCTGACGGCCATGCTGCCGTCGCCGATGGACCACGTCTTCTTCACCAACTCCGGCTCGGAATCGGTCGAAACCGCGCTCAAGATCGCGCTCGCCTATCACCGCGCCAAGGGCAACGGCTCCAAGTTCCGTCTTCTCGGCCGCGAGCGCGGCTACCACGGCGTCAATTTCGGCGGCATTTCGGTCGGCGGCATCGTCTCCAACCGCAAGATGTTCGGCACGCTACTCACCGGCGTCGACCACATCCGCCACACCCATGACCTGGAGCGCAACGCCTTCACGCGCGGCGTTCCCGAGCACGGCGAGGAATTCGCCGACGATCTGGAGCAGGTGATCACGCTGCACGATCCCTCCACCATCGCGGCCCTGATCGTGGAGCCGGTGGCGGGCTCCACCGGCGTGCTCATCCCGCCGAAGGGCTATCTCGAAAAGCTCAGGGCGATCTGCGACAAGCACGACATCCTGCTCATCTTCGACGAGGTCATCACCGGTTTCGGCCGCCTCGGCACGCCCTTCGCGGTAGACTATTTCGGCGTCATGCCGGACCTCATCACGACGGCCAAGGGCATCACCAGCGGCACGGTGCCGATGGGTGCGGTCTTCCTGCAGAAGAAGATCTACGACGCCTTCATGAACGGGCCCGAGCACGTCATCGAGTTCTTCCATGGCTACACCTACTCCGGCCACCCGCTCGCCTGCGCTGCGGCGCTCGCGACCCTCGACACCTATGCCGAGGAGGGGCTGCTGACAAAGGGCGCTATGGATGCGGACGAGCCGGGCGACGGCAAGGGCCTCGGCACCTACTGGCAGACGGCGCTGCACTCGCTGCGCGGCATGCCTCATGTCATCGACATCCGCAACATCGGCCTCGTCGGCGCCATTGAACTGGAATCGATCCCGGGAGCGCCCACCAAGCGTGCCTTCAACGCCTTCCTCAAGGCCTACGAAAAGGGCGTCATGATCCGCACCACCGGCGACATCATCGCGCTCTCGCCGCCGCTGATCGTGGAGGATCACCACATCGACGAGATCGTCGCGACGCTTGCGATGGTGTTGAAGGATCTCGAATAAGCGGAAGGGCTGCCCGACTGCCGAATTCTACAAGAAGGCGCCGCATGGATTGCGGCGCCTTTTTTGTCGCTACTCCCCCTCATCCGGCCCTTCGGGCCACCTTCTCCCCATGGGGCGAAGGGTAAGTTGTGGCGCCGCCTTTCTCGACCAATGCGCGGAATTGGCCAGCCGCCGCAGCTTTTTACCTTCTACCCTTTGGGGAGAAGGTGGCCCGAAGGGCCGGATGAGGGGGATGGCGCAAGGCAACTCACCATGAGATGTGCATCCATGCACACCCGTTGTGGGAAATGGCCTCTACGATGATCAAGAAATAACATGCTAAATGGCCGCCATCACAAGGCTGACCAGGCGGTGGCCGGCGCGAAGAACCCATGCCAGGGGAGAACCCATGTATCAGATCGAGAACTGCATCAACGGCAAGAAGGTGATGTCGACGAGCGACCGCTCGCAACCGATCTTCAACCCGGCGACCGGCGAGGCGCAGGGCACCCTGATGCTCTCCACGCTCGACGAGATCAACGCCGCCGTCGCCGCCGCCAAGGCCGCCGCTCCGGCCTGGGGAACGACCCCGCCGCTGCGCCGCGCCCGGATGATGTTCAAGTTCAAGGATCTCATCGAGGCGAACATGGACGCCATCGCGACGGAGATCAGCCGCGAGCATGGCAAGACCCACTCCGACGCCCTCGGCGAGGTTCAGCGCGGTCTTGAGGTCGTCGAGTTCGCCTGCGGCATCCCCCATCTCCTGAAAGGCGAGTTCTCGCGCAACGTCGGCCCCAACATCGATAGCTGGTCCGACCGCCAGCCGCTCGGCGTCGTTGGCGGCATCACGCCGTTCAACTTCCCGGCCATGGTGCCGATGTGGATGTATCCGGTGGCGATCGCCTGCGGCAACACCTTCGTGCTGAAGCCGTCCGAGCGCGATCCCTCCGCCGTCAACCTCGTCTGGGAACTCTTCCAGGAAGCCGGCTTCCCCGATGGCGTCCTCAACGTCGTCCACGGTGACAAGCTCGCCGTCGACACGCTGTTGAAGCATCCCGACGTCAAGGCGATTTCCTTCGTCGGCTCCACCCCGATCGCCGAATATGTCTATTCGACCGGCACGGCGCACGGAAAGCGCGTCCAGGCTCTTGGCGGCGCGAAGAACCACGCCATCATCATGCCCGACGCCGACATGGACAAGGCGGTGGACGCGCTGATGGGCGCGGCCTATGGCTCGGCCGGCGAGCGCTGCATGGCGATCTCGGTCGCGGTGCCGGTGGGCGAGGGTACGGCCAACAAGCTGGTCGAAGCGCTGAAGCCGAAGGTGCAGAGCCTGAAGATCGGCCCCTACACCGACAGCGACGCGGAAATGGGCCCGGTCGTCACGGCCGAGGCCAAGGCGCGCATCTCCGGCCTCATCGATCAGGGCGTCAAGGAAGGCGCTGACCTCGTCGTCGACGGTCGCGGCTTCTCGCTGCAGGGCTATGAGAACGGCTATTTCCTCGGCGGCACCCTGTTCGACAAGGTCACGACCGACATGGCGATCTACAAGACCGAGATCTTCGGGCCGGTTCTCGGCGTCGTCCGCGCCGAAAGCTTCGCCGAGGCCGCCAAGATGATCAACGATCATGAATACGGCAACGGCACCGCGATCTTCACCCGCGACGGCGACGCGGCCCGCACCTTCGCCGACCAGATCGAGATCGGCATGGTCGGCATCAACGTGCCGCTGCCGGTTCCGGTGGCCTACCACTCCTTCGGCGGCTGGAAGCGGTCGCTCTTCGGCGATCACGCCATCTACGGGCCGGAAGGCGTGCGCTTCTATACCCGCGTCAAGACCATCACCAGCCGCTGGCCGGAAGGCATCAAGGCGGGTGCGCAGTTCAACTTCCCAACGATGTGAGGACGGCGCGGACATGGAATTTTGCGAAGGCCCGGTGGACGTCCGCCGGGCCTTCTGTTTTTCTGATCTCCCGCCAGCAGGAAATCGCCCATGAGCCGTTTTGCCGCCCGTCCCGCCGCCGTTCCCACCATGCTTCTCGATGACGACAAGGTCCGCGTGATCCGGTGGGACTTTGCCCCCGGCGCCGATACCGGCTGGCATCGTCACGGCCTCGATTATGTCGTCGTGCCCATGACCGATTGCTC is part of the Hartmannibacter diazotrophicus genome and encodes:
- the argE gene encoding acetylornithine deacetylase, giving the protein MTIDTAVTKAILETLVGFDTTSRNSNLDLIAWVEDYLSRHGIDSERVYDETGEKANLFATIGPADAPGYILSGHTDVVPVDGQPWSSDPFVLREESGKLYGRGACDMKGFLAVCLAAVPMLKSKPLKTPIHLAFSYDEEVGCIGVRGLIDALKSRPLLPLACFVGEPTEMQVVTAHKAKRSLRVTVTGLSCHSSLAPHGVNAVEYAARLIGKIGEVGAQLARGPSDALFDVPVTTTHVGTISGGTVLNIVPDECQFTFEIRALPRQDADALLQEIEVYAREVLVPEMRMRHPEAGIDFEITSAFPGLDTEPDAEVTRLAKRLAGRNDHAKVAYGTEAGLFDEAGIPTVVVGPGSIGEAHKPDEFIAISELEKCAAFIERLAEKACDG
- a CDS encoding cytochrome b, whose amino-acid sequence is MIRNGQATYGWGSILLHWSIALLFLLQLALGVVMTRVGNDPGLQFNLYQWHKSFGFLILLLAAVRLLWVLANPAPRPLGTEDWREILLARLVKIALLLLTLAIPLLGWAVVSASPLRIPSYPFDLVVIPNLPVTPSDALEHFLARWHALLAYGTTAIVVLHVAAALRHHFLLRDGTLVRMLVSRMGR
- a CDS encoding aspartate aminotransferase family protein; amino-acid sequence: MADTRVSTNNLDSFWMPFTANRQFKQDPRMLVSAKGMYYKNAEGRQILDGTAGLWCVNAGHARPKIVEAIATQAGELDYAPAFQMGHPKAFELASRLTAMLPSPMDHVFFTNSGSESVETALKIALAYHRAKGNGSKFRLLGRERGYHGVNFGGISVGGIVSNRKMFGTLLTGVDHIRHTHDLERNAFTRGVPEHGEEFADDLEQVITLHDPSTIAALIVEPVAGSTGVLIPPKGYLEKLRAICDKHDILLIFDEVITGFGRLGTPFAVDYFGVMPDLITTAKGITSGTVPMGAVFLQKKIYDAFMNGPEHVIEFFHGYTYSGHPLACAAALATLDTYAEEGLLTKGAMDADEPGDGKGLGTYWQTALHSLRGMPHVIDIRNIGLVGAIELESIPGAPTKRAFNAFLKAYEKGVMIRTTGDIIALSPPLIVEDHHIDEIVATLAMVLKDLE
- a CDS encoding CoA-acylating methylmalonate-semialdehyde dehydrogenase encodes the protein MYQIENCINGKKVMSTSDRSQPIFNPATGEAQGTLMLSTLDEINAAVAAAKAAAPAWGTTPPLRRARMMFKFKDLIEANMDAIATEISREHGKTHSDALGEVQRGLEVVEFACGIPHLLKGEFSRNVGPNIDSWSDRQPLGVVGGITPFNFPAMVPMWMYPVAIACGNTFVLKPSERDPSAVNLVWELFQEAGFPDGVLNVVHGDKLAVDTLLKHPDVKAISFVGSTPIAEYVYSTGTAHGKRVQALGGAKNHAIIMPDADMDKAVDALMGAAYGSAGERCMAISVAVPVGEGTANKLVEALKPKVQSLKIGPYTDSDAEMGPVVTAEAKARISGLIDQGVKEGADLVVDGRGFSLQGYENGYFLGGTLFDKVTTDMAIYKTEIFGPVLGVVRAESFAEAAKMINDHEYGNGTAIFTRDGDAARTFADQIEIGMVGINVPLPVPVAYHSFGGWKRSLFGDHAIYGPEGVRFYTRVKTITSRWPEGIKAGAQFNFPTM
- a CDS encoding TetR family transcriptional regulator C-terminal domain-containing protein produces the protein MLVDNTARASQSKKRTRIQIENEERILDAALDIFSTYGFRGATVDQIAESAGMSKPNLLYYFRRKQDIYVAVLTRTLESWLTPLEAIDPDGDPEEEIRQFVSQKMAMSRDNPKASRLFASEILQGAPTVMPQLKTELRDIVERKSAVLKGWMAAGRLAPVDPVHVIFMIWAMTQHYADFDTQIVGVTGESIVTSPAMFEAASKSVGDIFFKGILPRPPQE
- a CDS encoding NAD(P)-dependent oxidoreductase; translated protein: MSTRPDVVAVRSEPDIAAGRLPAVEIAANFADIHPPLSTHEALVAADRCYFCHDAPCLTACPTSIDIPLFIRKIMTGNVDGAAKTIFSSNILGGMCARVCPTETLCEEACVRNTAEEKPVQIGLLQRYATDHYMAGHATYGTRKPATGKKVAVVGAGPAGLACAHALALEGHDVTIFEARPKAGGLNEHGIAAYKTTGDFAQDEVDFVLAIGGITIEAGKALGRDIMLADLTANYDAVFLGMGLQGVNALGLAGEAGEGVVDAVEWIEAMRQAEDKATVPVGRAVVVIGGGMTAVDAAVQAKLLGAEDVTIVYRRGEEAMNASPYEREVARNAGVLIRTHLAPSALLVEDGQVSGIELERTSIGADGKLAGTGEKLVLPADQVMKAIGQTLGDATPLGGAIALEKGKIKVDAEFRTSGAKVWAGGDCTGLGEDLTVVAVAQGKAAAKSINAALAG
- a CDS encoding lytic murein transglycosylase: MLFKSCVKFVAACAFLAAGSLSSAAATCGNTADGFNAWLTDFQQLAMANGISQSTLNQALSGVSYDRKAISLDRGQKKTFSQSFEKFASTRANAGAIALGKKAYKRNAQLLSQVEAAYGVPGEVVVALWGLETGFGNFSGNKGVFAPLATLAYDCRRSAFFTNELISALKILQRGDLTLSEMKGAGFGELGQTQFLPSKYLAYAVDGDGDGRRDLIRSVPDVLYSTANYLRGHGWIPGAGYQEGEPNFKVFNDWNLSTVYQQTIAYYAGKIAAN
- a CDS encoding cupin domain-containing protein is translated as MSRFAARPAAVPTMLLDDDKVRVIRWDFAPGADTGWHRHGLDYVVVPMTDCSFLIEEDGGERRVEMAQGQVYRRDEGVEHNVVNGGSAPMSFIEVEMKR
- the preA gene encoding NAD-dependent dihydropyrimidine dehydrogenase subunit PreA; translation: MADLSTTFCGIKSPNPFWLASAPPTDKQYNVERAYAAGWGGVVWKTLGEDPPVVNVSGPRYGVMHAGDRRLVALNNIELVTDRPFELNLREIKEVKKKWPDRALVVSLMVPCEERNWTDIVQRVAETEADGIELNFGCPHGMSERGMGSAVGQVPEYIEMVTRWAKAASRMPVIVKLTPNITDIRFPARAANAGGADAVSLINTVSAIMSIDLDLFAPTPTIDGKGSHGGMCGPAVKPMALNMVSAIARDPETRDLPISGIGGVTTWRDAAEFIALGAGNVQVCTAAMTYGFKIVQEMIDGLSDWMDEKGYRSIEDFRGRAVPNVTEWQYLNLNYVTKAKIDQDLCIKCGRCHIACEDTSHQAITSMVDGARHFEVIDEECVGCNLCVNVCPVENCITMEPMTSGIDPRTKKPIEPYANWTTHPNNPMAKVAAE